A region from the Drosophila ananassae strain 14024-0371.13 chromosome 2L, ASM1763931v2, whole genome shotgun sequence genome encodes:
- the LOC6501185 gene encoding histone RNA hairpin-binding protein, with product MLCEDQLMSVDNTPQKETASLNSSASSISIDVKPMMQSWAQEVRAEFGNSDEASSSLNSSAASSASFVKKEISDIKQEDMEGSQREMAFEFLDGVNEEKFERLVKEEKLKTPFKRRHSQTPPSNENSRSNSPNSSNSSTHEDVKPGNNNDNRLRHSNRQFKGHKEEKRVRHNSYTSSTSSSSSYTEANPAVLARRQKQIDYGKNTAAYERYVEMVPKAERTREHPRTPNKYGKYSRRAFDGLVKIWRKSLHFYDPPTQKRGEADSNSDSDSD from the exons ATGCTCTGCGAGGATCAACTTATGTCCGTGGACAACACGCCCCAAAAAGAAACGGCCAGCTTGAATTCTTCCGCATCTTCTATATCCATCGATGTAAAGCCCATGATGCAAAGTTGGGCCCAGGAGGTCCGAGCGGAGTTTGGCAACAGTGACGAG GCATCAAGTTCTCTAAATAGCAGCGCTGCCAGCAGTGCGTCATTTGTCAAGAAAGAAATTTCAGATATAAAACAGGAGGACATGGAAGGATCCCAGCGTGAAATGGCTTTTGAGTTCCTGGACGGCGTTAATGAGGAGAAATTTGAGCGGCTGGTCAAAGAAGAAAAGTTGAAAACGCCGTTCAAACGTCGGCACTCCCAGACACCGCCAAGTAATGAAAACAGTCGATCAAACAGTCCGAATAGTAGCAATTCTTCTACCCATGAGGATGTTAAGCCTGgaaataataatgataatCGTTTGCGCCACAGCAATCGCCAGTTCAAGGGCCACAAGGAGGAGAAACGTGTGCGCCACAACAGCTACACATCCTCTACATCGTCATCATCCTCCTACACTGAAGCCAACCCCGCTGTGCTAGCTCGCCGCCAAAAACAGATCGATTACGGAAAGAATACGGCTGCCTACGAACGCTACGTGGAGATGGTGCCAAAGGCTGAACGGACCCGCGAACATCCTCGCACACCCAACAAATATGGGAAGTATAGCCGTCGCGCATTTGATGGTCTGGTGAAAATATGGCGCAAGAGTCTCCACTTCTACGATCCGCCCACTCAAAAGAGGGGCGAAGCGGACAGTAATTCCGACTCTGATTCGGACTAG